The following proteins are co-located in the Streptomyces sp. DT2A-34 genome:
- a CDS encoding YwqJ-related putative deaminase: MMNMNATQTGPHSASSGDPRIGWSAAETPHAPTLRHRRDGILPTVAAALSVRGATLTGTAARGDQPPPLHHLVQDFLDTLTSSERDRFTGRCAETILISRHLAAADEARSKRAARKPMTNGEARKALKQAKLTARRIREAGDPLHGSFAAPCRACTALSAHFGVRIVDPTPTGN; this comes from the coding sequence ATGATGAACATGAACGCGACGCAGACAGGCCCACACTCAGCGAGTTCCGGCGACCCCCGCATCGGCTGGAGCGCCGCCGAAACACCCCACGCGCCGACCCTCCGTCACCGCCGCGACGGCATACTCCCGACCGTCGCCGCCGCCCTCTCCGTCCGCGGCGCCACCCTCACCGGCACCGCCGCCCGCGGCGACCAACCCCCACCACTGCACCACCTCGTCCAGGACTTCCTCGACACCCTCACCAGCTCGGAACGCGACCGCTTCACCGGCCGCTGCGCCGAGACCATCCTCATCTCCCGGCACCTCGCCGCCGCCGACGAGGCCCGCAGCAAACGCGCCGCCCGCAAACCCATGACCAACGGCGAAGCCCGCAAAGCCCTCAAACAGGCCAAACTCACCGCCCGCCGCATCCGCGAAGCCGGCGACCCCCTGCACGGCAGCTTCGCCGCACCCTGCCGCGCCTGCACCGCCCTCAGCGCCCACTTCGGCGTCCGCATCGTCGACCCGACACCGACCGGCAACTGA
- a CDS encoding SMI1/KNR4 family protein: MTTGRLGQQAAPPNAAYAGQVVHFPDPVRAARHPRGVRVDERGYPDFSAYARAAAEIAEPPEGFGVDELRLTDYVSANAALAASGHDLWDTIPAVATPHGWTWHHVVGARRLELVPVEVKALLRHHGGIATSAVDQNKRGTRPLQETRPAHFGLPKSGVAVTESQVLGVEEDLGYRLPGAYRSFLKAAGGCAPVGTALDAELGLLVDQPFFTVRDEAAVNDLVYVNKCLRDHLTKDYLGVGFVQGGLLTVKVKGERLGSVWFCAYDDARDVDPSWSPAERVERLLVPCGEDFDAFLSRLAGSPPELETVANLMVDGGFAHAVPVAAAAVGE, from the coding sequence ATGACGACAGGTCGGCTCGGGCAGCAAGCCGCGCCGCCGAACGCGGCCTACGCCGGGCAGGTCGTGCATTTCCCGGATCCGGTTCGGGCGGCCCGTCACCCGAGAGGAGTACGGGTGGACGAGCGTGGTTACCCCGACTTCTCGGCGTATGCGCGGGCGGCGGCGGAGATCGCGGAGCCGCCGGAGGGTTTCGGTGTCGACGAGTTGCGGCTGACGGACTATGTGTCGGCGAACGCGGCGCTGGCGGCGTCGGGGCACGATCTGTGGGACACGATTCCGGCGGTGGCGACGCCGCACGGCTGGACGTGGCATCACGTGGTGGGTGCGCGGCGGCTGGAGTTGGTGCCGGTCGAGGTGAAGGCGCTGCTGCGGCATCACGGTGGGATCGCCACGTCGGCGGTGGACCAGAACAAGCGGGGGACGCGGCCGTTGCAGGAGACGCGGCCGGCGCATTTCGGGCTGCCGAAGTCGGGTGTGGCGGTGACGGAGTCGCAGGTGCTGGGGGTCGAGGAGGATCTCGGGTATCGGCTGCCGGGTGCGTATCGGTCGTTTCTGAAGGCGGCGGGGGGTTGTGCGCCGGTGGGGACGGCTCTGGACGCGGAGTTGGGGCTGCTGGTGGACCAGCCGTTCTTCACGGTGCGGGACGAGGCGGCGGTCAATGACCTGGTCTACGTCAACAAGTGTCTGCGGGACCATCTGACCAAGGACTACCTGGGTGTGGGGTTCGTGCAGGGCGGGCTGCTGACCGTGAAGGTGAAGGGCGAGCGGCTCGGTTCGGTGTGGTTCTGCGCGTACGACGACGCGCGGGACGTGGATCCGTCGTGGTCGCCGGCCGAGCGGGTGGAGCGGTTGCTGGTGCCGTGCGGTGAGGACTTCGACGCGTTTCTGTCCCGACTGGCGGGTTCTCCGCCGGAGTTGGAGACCGTCGCGAATCTGATGGTGGACGGTGGGTTCGCGCATGCGGTGCCCGTGGCTG